One segment of Amycolatopsis alba DSM 44262 DNA contains the following:
- a CDS encoding O-methyltransferase: MNSALDDPELTRVLDKIYARSWRSDARVMRRARAASRRSTPSAAQFAELCGDAALPVDREVGRLLYTLVRTARPSTVVEFGTSFGASTIYLGAAVRDNQAGRVLGVELNAGKVTAARRNLADAGLAEFAQIVEGDAREVLADVTGPVDFVLLDGWKELYLPVLRLLEPKMPSGALVVADNLPMLPPEYTDWVRDPSNGYTSVTKDCGGGIELSVRSAG, translated from the coding sequence GTGAATTCGGCACTCGACGATCCCGAGCTGACGCGTGTTCTCGACAAGATCTACGCGCGGTCTTGGCGAAGCGACGCACGGGTGATGCGCCGGGCCCGTGCGGCGTCGCGGCGCTCGACCCCGAGCGCCGCCCAGTTCGCCGAACTCTGCGGTGACGCCGCGCTGCCGGTCGACAGAGAGGTCGGCAGGCTGCTGTACACCCTGGTCCGCACCGCACGGCCGTCCACCGTCGTGGAGTTCGGCACTTCCTTCGGCGCCTCGACGATCTATCTGGGTGCCGCCGTCCGGGACAACCAGGCGGGCCGGGTCCTCGGCGTGGAACTGAACGCGGGCAAGGTCACCGCCGCCCGCCGGAACCTCGCCGACGCCGGGCTGGCGGAATTCGCCCAGATCGTGGAGGGCGACGCACGGGAAGTGCTGGCCGACGTCACCGGTCCGGTCGACTTCGTGCTGCTGGACGGCTGGAAGGAACTGTATCTCCCGGTTCTCCGGCTCCTCGAACCGAAAATGCCGTCCGGTGCCCTCGTGGTCGCCGACAACCTGCCGATGCTTCCCCCGGAGTACACCGACTGGGTGCGAGACCCGTCCAACGGGTACACGTCGGTCACCAAGGACTGCGGCGGCGGAATCGAACTCTCCGTGCGTTCGGCCGGGTGA
- a CDS encoding thioesterase II family protein, translated as MTGSWIRRFHPNQGAEARVVCLPHAGGSANFFHGLSGALAPAVEVLAVQYPGRLDRSREPLVDDIGVLADEITAALGEWAQSPLTLFGHSMGATVGFEVVRRLERDGGQVRGLFASGRRAPSCGHETPLHPGSDAEMLDSLVALGGIEPELLDFEDLVAMVVPVLRNDYRAIERYRADPGATVRCPLTVLTGDSDPAVDDEQAQAWALHATGGFTRRTFPGGHFYLKDHWPEIAGILTGHVRAAAVGS; from the coding sequence GTGACAGGCAGCTGGATCCGCCGGTTCCATCCGAACCAGGGCGCCGAAGCGAGGGTCGTGTGCCTGCCGCACGCGGGCGGCTCGGCGAACTTCTTCCACGGCCTGTCCGGTGCCCTCGCTCCGGCCGTGGAGGTGCTCGCCGTCCAGTACCCCGGCAGGCTGGACCGCAGCCGTGAGCCGCTCGTCGACGACATCGGGGTGCTCGCGGACGAGATCACGGCCGCACTGGGGGAGTGGGCCCAGAGTCCGCTGACCCTGTTCGGGCACAGCATGGGCGCGACCGTCGGCTTCGAGGTGGTGAGGCGCCTGGAGCGTGACGGCGGTCAGGTGCGAGGCCTGTTCGCCTCCGGGCGGCGGGCGCCGTCCTGCGGGCACGAAACGCCGCTGCATCCGGGTTCGGACGCGGAAATGCTGGACTCCCTCGTCGCCCTCGGCGGGATCGAACCGGAGCTGCTCGATTTCGAGGATCTGGTCGCCATGGTCGTTCCGGTGCTCCGCAACGACTATCGCGCGATCGAGCGCTACCGGGCGGACCCTGGCGCGACCGTGCGGTGCCCGCTGACGGTGCTCACCGGCGACAGCGATCCCGCCGTGGACGACGAACAGGCCCAAGCGTGGGCGCTGCATGCCACCGGTGGCTTTACCAGGCGGACGTTCCCCGGCGGGCATTTCTACCTGAAGGACCACTGGCCCGAGATCGCCGGGATCCTGACCGGGCACGTTCGCGCCGCGGCGGTGGGATCGTGA
- a CDS encoding MFS transporter: MTTQARQPGNTTQTAEPKKRDWLLLGISLGYFMVLLDTTVVVVALPAIADQFKASVDSLQWISNGYTLAFAALLLTAGALSDRLGAKRLFLASSAAFALISALSIFAQNTGTLVTLRVLLGIVGAGLLPTSMALFVNGYPDPARRAKAMGVWAAITGVALAAGPLVGGLLTDTLGWQAIFAINIPVAVLSIALTRKYAPPTAPNRARSLDLPGQFTAVAALALLTYGLIASGTSGFGDPVVYGSLAAAVLSGVAFVLIEKRRQARGDDAMLPMSLFKAPVFSAGLFAGLLVNFGLSGAMFVLSLFFQTVNKASAIETGLLFLPLTLPTAFNGAYAGRLVAKIGPRVPATLGFVLMGAGTAVQVPFMHASAPIVVTMAGLLLLGFGISFAMPSLITAVIGSVPKERAGIGGGALNAFRQTGAVLGVAILGAMIGSSADAAENYGPAMAIAAALLFIGALVVAGYVGRKTAKS, encoded by the coding sequence GTGACTACTCAAGCGCGGCAACCAGGGAACACGACCCAGACGGCCGAACCGAAGAAGCGTGATTGGCTGCTGCTGGGCATTTCCCTGGGATACTTCATGGTACTGCTCGACACCACGGTGGTGGTCGTCGCGCTGCCCGCGATCGCGGACCAGTTCAAGGCGTCCGTCGATTCCCTGCAGTGGATCTCGAACGGGTACACGCTCGCGTTCGCCGCGTTACTGCTCACCGCGGGCGCGTTGTCCGACCGGCTGGGCGCCAAACGGTTGTTCCTGGCCAGTTCCGCGGCCTTCGCGCTGATCTCGGCGTTGTCGATCTTCGCGCAGAACACCGGCACACTGGTCACGCTGCGGGTCCTGCTCGGCATCGTCGGCGCCGGATTGCTGCCCACCTCGATGGCGCTGTTCGTCAACGGCTATCCCGATCCTGCCCGCCGCGCCAAGGCGATGGGCGTCTGGGCGGCCATCACCGGCGTCGCGCTCGCGGCCGGACCGCTGGTCGGCGGGCTGCTCACCGACACCCTCGGCTGGCAGGCGATTTTCGCGATCAACATCCCGGTCGCCGTGCTCAGTATCGCGCTCACCAGGAAGTACGCGCCGCCGACGGCGCCGAACCGCGCGCGAAGCCTCGACCTGCCGGGGCAGTTCACGGCCGTGGCGGCGCTGGCGTTGCTCACCTACGGGCTCATCGCCAGCGGCACCAGCGGATTCGGTGATCCGGTCGTGTACGGCTCGCTGGCCGCGGCTGTTCTCTCGGGTGTCGCGTTCGTCCTGATCGAGAAGCGGCGCCAGGCGCGCGGAGACGATGCGATGCTGCCGATGTCCTTGTTCAAGGCACCCGTGTTCTCCGCCGGGCTGTTCGCCGGTCTGCTGGTCAATTTCGGGTTGTCCGGGGCGATGTTCGTGCTGTCGCTGTTCTTCCAGACGGTCAACAAGGCCAGCGCGATCGAAACCGGGTTGCTGTTCCTGCCACTGACTCTGCCGACGGCGTTCAACGGCGCGTACGCGGGCCGTCTCGTCGCGAAGATCGGGCCGCGTGTCCCGGCCACGCTCGGATTCGTGCTGATGGGTGCCGGAACAGCCGTCCAGGTGCCGTTCATGCATGCCTCGGCGCCGATCGTGGTGACGATGGCGGGGCTGCTCCTGCTCGGATTCGGGATCTCCTTCGCGATGCCGTCGCTCATCACCGCGGTGATCGGCTCCGTGCCCAAGGAACGGGCGGGGATCGGCGGCGGCGCGCTCAACGCGTTCCGGCAGACCGGCGCGGTGCTCGGCGTGGCCATCCTCGGCGCGATGATCGGTTCGAGCGCCGACGCGGCGGAGAACTACGGTCCCGCCATGGCGATCGCCGCGGCCCTGCTGTTCATCGGCGCGCTGGTCGTCGCCGGCTACGTCGGCCGGAAGACCGCGAAATCGTGA
- a CDS encoding acyltransferase family protein produces MSLSEQSAPVVGPDDGTVPADRRRVGRLPSLTGLRFPAAFLVFVFHASLPFPEIRLLADDGAAHKYNQVVGQIGALGVTFFFVLSGFVLTWSARDGDSATSFWRRRFVKIMPNYVVAWILAMVLYVGAKATLFQSLGSLFMLQVWTPYFTSHLPVNPPSWSLAVEAVFYLAFPLIYLGVRRIPAQRLKFWIIGAIVAVAATPLITTLLVPAGPEVMAHADGTSPIHYWFAYILPIPRLLDFGLGILVARAVMLGRWRDIGMLWSGLLVAASYVVCFFVPYLYGLRVVFLVPAVMLTAAAAIADNEGRFTLFRNRAMVWLGEISFAFYMVHYIVLAFTRKLLGPDLFSTPAGFAIIAGQAVLTLLVSWALYAGVERPITRRWSVSRRKTAAARM; encoded by the coding sequence ATGTCCTTGAGTGAACAGTCCGCGCCCGTCGTCGGCCCGGATGACGGAACCGTCCCGGCCGACCGGCGCCGGGTCGGCAGGCTGCCGTCGCTGACCGGCCTGCGTTTTCCCGCCGCCTTCCTCGTGTTCGTCTTCCACGCGTCGCTGCCGTTCCCCGAAATACGGTTGCTCGCCGACGACGGCGCCGCGCACAAGTACAACCAGGTGGTCGGCCAGATCGGCGCGCTGGGTGTCACGTTCTTCTTCGTGCTCAGCGGATTCGTGCTGACGTGGTCGGCGCGCGACGGCGATTCCGCGACGTCGTTCTGGCGGCGCCGGTTCGTCAAGATCATGCCGAACTACGTGGTGGCGTGGATCCTGGCGATGGTGCTGTACGTGGGCGCGAAGGCCACCCTGTTCCAATCGCTCGGCAGCCTGTTCATGCTCCAGGTCTGGACGCCGTACTTCACCAGTCATCTGCCGGTCAACCCGCCCAGCTGGTCGCTGGCCGTCGAAGCCGTTTTCTACCTGGCCTTCCCGTTGATCTATCTCGGCGTCCGCCGGATTCCGGCGCAGCGGCTGAAGTTCTGGATCATCGGCGCCATCGTGGCCGTCGCCGCCACCCCGTTGATCACCACGCTGCTGGTCCCGGCAGGGCCCGAGGTGATGGCGCACGCGGACGGCACCTCGCCGATCCACTACTGGTTCGCCTACATCCTGCCGATTCCGCGGCTGCTCGACTTCGGGCTCGGCATCCTCGTCGCCAGGGCGGTGATGCTGGGGCGCTGGCGGGACATCGGCATGCTGTGGTCCGGCCTCCTGGTCGCCGCCAGTTACGTCGTGTGCTTCTTCGTGCCCTACCTGTACGGGCTGCGCGTGGTCTTCCTCGTGCCGGCGGTCATGCTCACCGCGGCCGCGGCGATCGCGGACAACGAGGGCCGGTTCACCCTGTTCCGCAACCGGGCGATGGTCTGGCTGGGGGAGATCTCCTTCGCGTTCTACATGGTGCATTACATCGTCCTCGCCTTCACGAGGAAGCTGCTCGGCCCGGATCTGTTCTCCACTCCGGCGGGTTTCGCGATCATCGCCGGGCAGGCCGTGCTGACGCTCCTCGTCTCCTGGGCGCTGTACGCGGGGGTCGAGCGGCCGATCACCCGACGCTGGTCGGTGTCCCGGCGCAAGACCGCCGCCGCCCGGATGTGA
- a CDS encoding aspartyl/asparaginyl beta-hydroxylase domain-containing protein, translating into MRSHILGKIELDRTRLAKDLGYLASVPTVEEEYDEFSNGFWKNIPLWNATGEGEDRLYRDVPGSAIATEHAARVPYLREIVQTVFVGDRLKMARTRNLKNAVVIPHRDFVELDQDVDRYFRTFMVLEDSPQAFHSNEDTVIHMRPGEIWFLDAATVHAAINFSEHSRQSLCIDFAFDGGFDEKEIFADPTVYDPGATPEIVTRKPFTQEHRDRILSLSKVIERQNFRDLLFLLSKVHFTYDVHPGDAYDWLVEIAKKADDEKMVVKAEQIREFAMEARALHDRFSLTSW; encoded by the coding sequence ATGCGCTCACATATTCTCGGCAAGATCGAACTCGACCGGACACGGCTGGCGAAGGATCTCGGCTATCTCGCCTCGGTGCCGACCGTCGAAGAGGAATACGACGAGTTCAGCAACGGGTTCTGGAAGAACATTCCACTGTGGAACGCCACCGGCGAGGGCGAGGACCGGCTCTACCGGGACGTGCCGGGCAGTGCGATCGCCACCGAGCACGCCGCGCGGGTTCCCTACCTTCGCGAGATCGTGCAGACCGTCTTCGTCGGCGACAGGCTGAAGATGGCCCGTACCAGGAACTTGAAGAACGCCGTGGTCATCCCGCACCGCGACTTCGTGGAGCTGGACCAGGACGTCGACCGCTACTTCCGCACGTTCATGGTGCTGGAGGACAGCCCGCAGGCGTTCCATTCCAATGAGGACACCGTGATCCACATGCGGCCGGGGGAGATCTGGTTCCTCGACGCCGCGACGGTGCACGCCGCGATCAACTTCTCCGAGCACAGCAGGCAATCGCTGTGCATCGACTTCGCCTTCGACGGGGGTTTCGACGAGAAGGAGATCTTCGCCGACCCCACGGTCTACGACCCCGGCGCGACCCCTGAGATCGTCACCCGCAAGCCGTTCACCCAGGAGCACCGCGACCGGATCCTCTCGCTGTCCAAGGTGATCGAACGGCAGAACTTCCGCGATCTGCTGTTCCTGCTGTCCAAAGTGCACTTCACCTACGACGTGCATCCCGGCGACGCCTACGACTGGCTGGTGGAGATCGCGAAGAAGGCCGACGACGAGAAGATGGTCGTCAAGGCGGAACAGATCCGGGAGTTCGCGATGGAGGCCCGTGCGCTCCACGACAGGTTCTCCCTGACGTCTTGGTAG
- a CDS encoding 2,3-dihydro-2,3-dihydroxybenzoate dehydrogenase, producing the protein MPGVEISGVSGESVVVTGAARGIGRAVAHAFAEAGARVALWDRDQAVETAASELRAAEDTRTVAVRADVSDPADVRKAFDHSESVHGDVAVVVHAAGVLRTGSALGMSDEDWQECLSVNATGTMLVAAEAARRMAPRGRGAITVIASNAAATPRIGMAAYCASKAAAAAFTRSLGLEVAGRGVRCNIVSPGSTDTAMLRESWTGDADFASTLAGDPAAFRLGIPLARIATPDDVARAALFLSSDAARHITLHDLRVDGGATLDL; encoded by the coding sequence ATGCCGGGTGTCGAGATCAGTGGAGTTTCAGGTGAGTCCGTCGTGGTGACGGGTGCCGCGCGGGGCATCGGCCGCGCGGTCGCCCACGCCTTCGCCGAGGCGGGCGCGCGAGTGGCCCTGTGGGATCGCGACCAGGCGGTCGAAACCGCCGCGAGCGAGCTCCGGGCCGCCGAAGACACGCGGACCGTCGCGGTGCGCGCCGACGTGTCCGATCCCGCCGACGTCCGGAAAGCCTTCGACCACAGCGAATCCGTACACGGCGACGTGGCCGTCGTGGTGCACGCCGCGGGTGTGCTGCGGACCGGTTCCGCGCTCGGGATGTCCGATGAGGACTGGCAGGAATGCCTGTCCGTGAACGCCACGGGCACGATGCTCGTCGCCGCCGAGGCGGCCCGGCGCATGGCGCCGCGCGGACGCGGCGCGATCACGGTGATCGCCTCGAACGCGGCCGCCACACCGAGGATCGGCATGGCCGCCTATTGCGCGTCGAAGGCCGCCGCGGCGGCCTTCACCCGCAGCCTCGGGCTCGAGGTCGCCGGCCGGGGCGTGCGCTGCAACATCGTCTCCCCCGGCTCGACCGACACCGCGATGCTGCGCGAAAGCTGGACCGGCGACGCGGACTTCGCGAGCACGCTCGCCGGTGATCCCGCCGCGTTCCGGCTCGGCATCCCGCTCGCCAGGATCGCGACGCCGGACGACGTCGCGCGTGCCGCCCTGTTCCTGTCCTCCGACGCCGCGCGTCACATCACGCTGCACGACCTGCGCGTGGACGGCGGCGCGACGCTCGACCTGTGA
- a CDS encoding isochorismatase family protein: protein MAIPPIDAYPLPSPAELTANRVHWRLDTTRCALLVHDMQKYFIDAFDRTTEPASALIENIRLIREICRQNGIPVIYTAQPGNQHPSRRGILADFWGTGLVSGRDEEIVDDLAPNEVDIFVTKWRYSAFQRTDLAQLLNRHGRDQLIITGVYAHMGCMLSAAEAFMNDIEPFMISDATADFSRAEHLGALDYVAKRCGTVLPTDRVITSLIERSAA from the coding sequence ATGGCGATTCCGCCGATCGACGCCTATCCACTGCCCTCGCCCGCCGAACTGACCGCGAACCGGGTCCACTGGCGGTTGGACACCACACGGTGCGCGCTGCTCGTCCACGACATGCAGAAGTACTTCATCGACGCCTTCGACCGCACCACCGAACCGGCGTCCGCCCTGATCGAGAACATCCGCCTGATCCGCGAAATCTGCCGCCAGAACGGGATTCCGGTCATCTACACCGCCCAGCCGGGGAATCAGCACCCGTCGCGGCGCGGCATCCTGGCCGATTTCTGGGGAACCGGCCTGGTTTCCGGCCGCGACGAAGAGATCGTCGACGACCTCGCGCCGAACGAGGTCGACATCTTCGTCACCAAATGGCGTTATTCCGCGTTCCAGCGCACCGACCTCGCGCAGCTGCTCAACCGGCACGGCCGCGATCAGCTGATCATCACCGGCGTGTACGCGCACATGGGCTGCATGCTCAGCGCGGCCGAGGCGTTCATGAACGACATCGAACCGTTCATGATCTCCGACGCCACCGCCGATTTCAGCCGGGCGGAACACCTCGGCGCGCTGGACTACGTCGCCAAGCGGTGCGGCACGGTGCTGCCGACCGACCGGGTGATCACGTCGCTGATCGAACGCAGTGCGGCCTAG
- a CDS encoding isochorismate synthase — translation MTSVVDQAKGNGQAQRRVTPFILSRPHLSVQSQGVRDTLDDPHEAARRLREGTVPAVVGALPFDTANPSALTVPVDLYRQRRVWQGYPKPSPIPACTVSDSLPSPARHVEAVETALKRLRAPDDPLTKVVLARSLLVRAEAPILPTMLVQRLVSDDAGNNGFCVDLSPAGADYRGRTLVGSSPEVLVRRSGRHVTCFPLAGTAKRESSVDQDAAVAARLALSVKDLAEHAIVVEGLKSSLGELCDELDVPEAPSLVQTPALWHLGTPISGTLRDERTSALDLALAIHPTAAVCGSPRAEAAKAIAQIEGDRGFYAGAIGWCDGNGDGEWMVAIRCGEIAADGLSVRVYAGGGIVAQSDPLAELAETSAKFATMLTALGAVEQPVPRTG, via the coding sequence GTGACCAGCGTAGTGGATCAAGCCAAGGGGAATGGCCAGGCGCAGCGGCGGGTCACCCCGTTCATCCTGTCCAGACCGCATCTTTCGGTGCAGTCGCAAGGCGTTCGCGACACCCTCGACGACCCGCACGAGGCGGCTCGGAGGTTGCGTGAGGGAACCGTTCCGGCCGTCGTCGGGGCGTTGCCCTTCGACACCGCGAACCCTTCCGCGCTGACCGTGCCCGTCGACCTGTACCGCCAGCGGCGGGTCTGGCAGGGCTACCCGAAACCGAGTCCCATCCCGGCGTGCACGGTGTCCGACAGTCTTCCCAGCCCGGCGCGCCACGTCGAAGCCGTCGAAACGGCGCTGAAGCGGCTGCGCGCTCCCGACGACCCGTTGACCAAAGTGGTGCTCGCCAGGTCTCTCCTGGTGCGCGCGGAAGCGCCGATCCTGCCGACGATGCTGGTGCAGCGCCTGGTGTCGGACGACGCGGGCAACAACGGGTTCTGTGTGGACCTGAGCCCGGCGGGCGCGGACTATCGCGGCCGCACCCTGGTCGGGTCGAGCCCGGAGGTGCTGGTGCGCCGGTCCGGGCGGCACGTCACCTGCTTCCCGCTCGCAGGCACCGCCAAACGGGAGTCCTCTGTGGACCAGGACGCCGCCGTGGCCGCGCGGCTCGCCCTCTCGGTCAAGGACCTCGCCGAACACGCGATCGTCGTCGAAGGGCTGAAGTCCTCGCTCGGTGAGCTCTGCGACGAACTCGACGTGCCGGAGGCGCCGAGCCTGGTGCAGACCCCGGCACTGTGGCATCTCGGCACCCCGATCTCCGGCACCCTGCGCGACGAGCGCACCAGCGCGCTCGACCTCGCGCTGGCCATCCACCCCACCGCCGCGGTGTGCGGCAGCCCGCGGGCCGAAGCGGCCAAGGCCATCGCGCAGATCGAAGGCGACCGCGGGTTCTACGCGGGCGCCATCGGCTGGTGCGACGGCAACGGCGACGGCGAATGGATGGTCGCCATCCGCTGCGGCGAGATCGCGGCCGACGGGCTGAGCGTGCGGGTGTACGCGGGCGGCGGGATCGTCGCCCAATCCGATCCCCTGGCCGAACTCGCCGAGACTTCGGCCAAGTTCGCCACGATGCTCACCGCACTCGGTGCCGTCGAGCAGCCTGTCCCCCGCACCGGCTGA
- a CDS encoding (2,3-dihydroxybenzoyl)adenylate synthase: MPHDAEHVPWPAEDVVRYRDAGCWTGQTFGQSLAERAAAHGDRCAVRDQDRRLTYAELDTAASSLATGLRALGIAPSDRVLLHLQNSVEFVEVLFALFRLGAIPVMGLPAHRHAEMAANAAATEAVAVIVPSHGAGYDFVGLAQRVRRETPSVRHVITVGPGTAKTDAGEDLFLTPGSLPGPSAGAIALLQLSGGSTGIPKLIPRTHDDYLYSVRRSAEICRLDASAVYFAALPAAHNFTLSSPGILGTLWAGGTVALSRDPSPSAAFSFIRETGTTITGLVPPLARLWVETAERLADPDIGSLRVLQIGGARCPDELAARVTPALGATVQQVFGMAEGLVCYTRLDDEAEVLTTTQGRPMSEFDEMLVVDEFDREVPPGEPGRLLTRGPYTIRGYYRNEAANRRSFTENGWYRTGDIVRVRPDGNLSVVGRSGDFINRAGEKVSPEELEGQLRGHPSVKDLLAVGMTDPALGERTCVFVVLSEADAKPTLGELRAFGRERGLADWKLPDELRIVPDFPKTGVGKASRKALREELRG, from the coding sequence ATGCCGCACGACGCCGAGCACGTGCCTTGGCCGGCCGAAGACGTCGTCCGCTATCGCGACGCGGGATGCTGGACAGGGCAGACTTTCGGGCAATCGCTGGCCGAACGGGCGGCCGCGCACGGCGACCGGTGCGCGGTCCGCGACCAGGACCGGCGGCTGACCTACGCCGAGCTCGACACCGCCGCCTCGTCGCTGGCGACCGGCCTGCGCGCGCTGGGCATCGCGCCGTCGGACCGGGTGCTCCTGCACCTGCAGAACAGTGTGGAGTTCGTCGAAGTCCTCTTCGCACTGTTCCGTCTCGGCGCGATACCGGTCATGGGACTCCCGGCGCACCGGCACGCGGAAATGGCCGCGAACGCCGCGGCCACCGAAGCCGTCGCCGTCATCGTGCCCTCGCACGGGGCCGGATACGACTTCGTCGGCCTCGCACAACGGGTCCGCCGGGAAACCCCCTCGGTGCGGCACGTGATCACCGTCGGGCCGGGAACCGCGAAGACCGACGCGGGTGAAGACCTGTTCCTGACTCCCGGATCCCTGCCGGGACCGAGCGCGGGCGCGATCGCCTTGCTCCAGCTTTCCGGTGGCAGCACGGGAATCCCGAAACTCATCCCGCGCACGCACGACGACTACCTCTACAGTGTCCGGCGCAGCGCGGAGATCTGCCGCCTCGACGCGTCGGCGGTCTACTTCGCCGCGCTTCCGGCAGCGCACAACTTCACCCTCAGCTCGCCGGGCATTCTCGGCACGCTCTGGGCGGGCGGGACGGTCGCGCTCAGCCGGGATCCCAGCCCGTCGGCCGCTTTTTCCTTCATCCGGGAGACCGGGACGACCATCACCGGCCTGGTGCCGCCGCTGGCCCGGCTCTGGGTCGAGACCGCCGAACGCCTGGCGGATCCGGACATCGGCTCGCTCCGGGTGCTGCAGATCGGGGGCGCCCGTTGCCCGGACGAACTCGCCGCCCGTGTCACCCCCGCGCTCGGGGCCACCGTGCAACAGGTGTTCGGGATGGCCGAGGGGCTGGTCTGTTACACCCGGCTGGACGACGAAGCCGAGGTCTTGACGACCACGCAGGGGCGCCCGATGTCCGAATTCGACGAGATGCTGGTCGTCGACGAGTTCGACCGGGAGGTGCCGCCCGGCGAGCCGGGCAGGCTGCTCACCAGGGGGCCGTACACGATTCGCGGCTACTACCGCAACGAAGCGGCGAACCGGCGTTCCTTCACCGAAAACGGCTGGTACCGCACGGGAGACATCGTGCGCGTCCGCCCGGACGGCAACCTGAGCGTGGTGGGGCGCTCCGGCGACTTCATCAACCGGGCAGGCGAAAAGGTGTCGCCGGAGGAACTCGAAGGGCAGCTGCGCGGGCACCCGTCGGTCAAGGATCTGCTCGCGGTCGGCATGACCGATCCCGCGCTGGGCGAACGCACCTGCGTGTTCGTCGTTCTCTCCGAAGCCGACGCGAAGCCGACTCTCGGCGAACTGCGCGCTTTCGGCAGGGAACGCGGCTTGGCCGATTGGAAACTCCCGGACGAGCTCAGGATCGTGCCCGACTTCCCGAAGACCGGTGTCGGGAAAGCGAGCAGGAAAGCACTCCGCGAGGAACTTCGCGGTTGA
- a CDS encoding phosphopantetheine-binding protein, translating to MSKISHEQMTADIAEAMGVGVDEIRADVNLRDAGLDSIRLMSLVEKWRAEGIEGADFVTLATEPTVGAWATAITGEDAQSGVETVH from the coding sequence ATGTCGAAGATAAGTCATGAGCAGATGACGGCGGACATCGCCGAGGCCATGGGCGTCGGCGTCGACGAGATCCGCGCGGACGTCAATTTGCGGGACGCCGGGCTGGATTCCATCCGGCTGATGTCCCTGGTCGAGAAATGGCGGGCGGAGGGCATCGAAGGCGCCGACTTCGTGACCCTGGCGACCGAACCGACGGTCGGCGCGTGGGCCACCGCGATCACCGGGGAAGACGCGCAGTCCGGCGTCGAAACCGTTCACTAA